The Ictalurus punctatus breed USDA103 unplaced genomic scaffold, Coco_2.0 Super-Scaffold_100, whole genome shotgun sequence genome has a window encoding:
- the LOC108262391 gene encoding TBC1 domain family member 10A-like, with protein sequence MEVLRAIEPRYMQEGFLVLQVLELQVSAQDVEREQRMQLKRWKKKRGKPGPKLPQRMHSARTIMATEPHTHQDLRQKPTIMVQYPSVPEEKSEPNLRKKRGSLKKNQALIPNPYTLPGESKPSQILDIQLLNQENLNLVLPNTPSHPPRLPTMQENQVKETSTSTKRLVQRPRIPPSIRNRRNLSLSNICPS encoded by the exons ATGGAGGTCCTCAGAGCGATTGAGCCTAGATACATGCAGGAGGGCTTCTTAGTGCTCCAG GTTCTGGAGTTGCAGGTATCGGCACAGGATGTGGAACGTGAGCAACGCATGCAGCTGAAGCGCTGGAAGAAGAAGCGCGGCAAGCCCGGCCCCAAACTCCCTCAGAGAATGCACAGTGCTCGCACCATCATGGCCACCGAGCCTCATACACACCAAGACCTCCGCCAGAAACCCACCATTATGGTCCAGTACCCATCGGTCCCTGAGGAGAAGTCCGAGCCGAACCTCAGAAAGAAGAGAGGGAGCCTGAAGAAAAACCAAGCCCTCATTCCTAACCCCTACACGCTACCTGGCGAGTCTAAACCTAGTCAGATATTGGACATACAGCTTCTGAACCAGGAAAATCTAAATCTTGTACTTCCAAATACACCATCACATCCACCACGGCTCCCTACAATGCAGGAAAatcaggtcaaagagacgagcACTTCTACAAAGCGACTCGTGCAGCGTCCTCGAATTCCTCCATCGATAAGAAACCGGCGGAATCTATCCCTCAGCAACATCTGTCCCTCCTAA